Proteins from a genomic interval of Syngnathus typhle isolate RoL2023-S1 ecotype Sweden linkage group LG15, RoL_Styp_1.0, whole genome shotgun sequence:
- the rbm27 gene encoding RNA-binding protein 27 isoform X2, whose product MIIENVDALKSWLAKLLEPICDADPSALANYVVALVKKDKPEKELKALCADQLDVFLQKETVGFVDKLFECLTSKNYQGNPIAKEAQKEVVNVPPAKSDAAEIEAPEEERENRRRRSPLRNRSDFNESRSRDDRRRDERKRRDFDRHGKSGGDSHRERERHERRRGNSRGRSNSRSRSRSGSRGKSRGRDFKSKFEVERKEADSYNSSATGRPQQPPQLPSPLLPTPLHPFSSTAGGPGPGGVPLATHAHMPDGTTDSWSGYYGKGRQDGVGKPFSNKNPSRKQRCRDYDEKGFCVRGDLCLFDHGNDPLIVDDVSLPNIIPFPPPPVIPPGGLPMPPPITEPPPSLRIPPPPMPPYSQPPPPGVFSLAGPPPLIATSGMETPNHQSAITSSPSVGPPGARLPPPLPLPPPPSSSSVSLRPQYIQSEYNYDAEGYNPESPGLTGAGRNQYRQFIPRVQTQRPNLIGLTSSEGQGSRAANIVIQTEPATPTSTPGSNMSSFNSELHNRKRPMGSMTPEGPTVKRPWMLKPNFNNKGGFPKRNFYVNTKLEVWNIPPELNTITKLNEHFSKFGTIVNIQVVFGGNPEAALIQFTSNEEARRAMYCVEAVLNNRFINMRWHRKPNMLGTHQMDQGASNQALGSASNLGPQGIKQHNPAAYVLNKHRPPAPVGTTSAPDNVNPNAEAVNVAPVLPNTQKGPYASAPLKPSSKCLGKTAKALEAQEALKKKQEALKLQHDLRKKKQEMLKTQIEWQKALINRLEKNRGMKPEERANIMKTLKELTEKIAQLQNEMNPASQVSKANHSQPKTKTDAQKELLDAELDFHKKMNSGEDTTDLKRRLGQLQKEATQLGILRSPTCRGRGKVLPEGGATRPRGRSGSVNRMVVDHRPRALFIMGVTQEEKEELTSHFVKFGDLEELRDQDATSVVMTFKTRSEAENAANQGAKFKGRVLQISWYKPKTPSVTTEPEEEEPKDDDNTKEGRSYLPGEEEEEEEDDDEDDKYESRSWRR is encoded by the exons ATGATTATAGAGAATGTTGATGCTCTCAAGTCGTGGCTGGCAAAACTTCTGGAGCCAAT ATGTGATGCTGACCCCTCTGCGTTAGCCAATTACGTTGTGGCTCTGGTGAAGAAGGACAAACCAGAGAAGGAGCTCAAAGCGCTGTGTGCCGATCAGCTCGACGTCTTCCTGCAAAAAG AGACTGTCGGCTTCGTGGATAAACTTTTTGAATGTCTGACAAGCAAGAACTACCAGGGGAACCCGATTGCTAAAGAAGCTCAAAAAGAAGTGGTTAACGTACCTCCAGCGAAATCAGATGCAGCCGAA ATCGAAGCTCCAGAAGAGGAGAGAGAAAACCGACGCAGGAGAAGTCCTCTGAGGAACCGCTCTGACTTCAATGAATCTAG GAGTCGCGACGACAGGAGGCGGGACGAGCGCAAGAGGCGGGACTTTGATCGTCACGGCAAGAGCGGCGGCGATTCGCACCGCGAGCGGGAGCGCCACGAGCGGCGCAGGGGGAATTCCCGCGGGAGGAGCAACAGCCGAAGCCGGAGCAGGAGTGGCAGCCGGGGGAAGAGCAGGGGACGAG ACTTCAAGTCAAAATTCGAGGTGGAGAGGAAGGAGGCCGACAGCTACAACTCGTCCGCCACCGGCAGGCCCCAGCAGCCTCCTCAGCTCCCGTCGCCGCTCTTGCCCACCCCGCTTCACCCGTTCTCATCCACCGCCGGCGGCCCGGGACCCGGCGGCGTCCCCTTGGCGACGCACGCGCACATGCCCGACGGCACTACGGACAGCTGGTCCGGCTACTACGGCAAAGGCAGGCAAGACGGCGTCGGCAAGCCGTTTAGCAATAAGAACCCTTCACGCAAGCAGCGGTGCAGGGATTACGACG AGAAAGGGTTTTGCGTCCGCGGCGACCTGTGCCTGTTTGACCACGGCAACGACCCTCTCATCGTGGATGACGTCAGTCTTCCCAACATCATCCCGTTCCCGCCGCCCCCTGTGATACCCCCCGGCGGCCTGCCCATGCCGCCGCCCATCACCGAGCCTCCCCCATCACTCAGGATACCACCGCCACCAATGCCGCCCTACAGCCAGCCGCCGCCCCCTGGCGTCTTCTCGTTAGCTG GACCCCCTCCACTGATCGCAACCAGTGGAATGGAAACCCCCAACCACCAGTCGGCGATCACGTCATCGCCTTCAGTCGGGCCGCCCGGCGCGAGGCTaccgcctcctcttcctctaccGCCTCCTCCCTCGTCGTCATCGGTGTCGCTCCGTCCCCAATATATCCAGTCTGAAT ATAACTACGATGCGGAGGGCTACAACCCGGAATCGCCGGGGCTAACCGGAGCAGGTCGGAACCAGTATCGTCAATTCATTCCCCGAGTCCAGACGCAGCGGCCCAACCTCATCGGCCTCACATCCAGTGAGGGACAAGGCTCCAGAG CCGCCAATATAGTGATCCAAACGGAACCGGCCACTCCCACCAGCACACCAGGAAGCAACATGTCCAGTTTCAACTCAGAGCTGCACAACAGGAAGAGACCCATGGGCTCTATGACACCTGAGGGACCCACGGTGAAAAGGCCCTGGATGCTCAA GCCAAACTTCAACAACAAAGGGGGCTTCCCGAAGAGGAACTTCTACGTGAACACTAAGCTGGAGGTGTGGAATATCCCGCCTGAGCTCAACACCATCACCAAGCTCAACGAGCACTTCAGCAAGTTCGGGACCATCGTGAACATTCAG GTGGTGTTTGGCGGCAACCCAGAGGCGGCGCTGATCCAATTCACATCCAACGAAGAAGCTCGCCGGGCCATGTACTGCGTGGAAGCGGTTCTCAACAACCGCTTCATTAACATGCGCTGGCATCGCAAGCCCAACATGCTGGGGACTCACCAGATGGATCAAGGCGCTAGCAACCAGGCGCTCGGGTCCGCTTCCAACCTCGGGCCGCAG GGGATCAAGCAGCACAATCCGGCCGCGTACGTGCTGAACAAGCATCGGCCGCCGGCGCCGGTCGGAACGACAAGCGCACCTGACAACGTGAACCCCAATGCGGAAGCTGTCAAT GTGGCGCCGGTGCTGCCAAACACCCAGAAGGGCCCCTACGCTTCCGCCCCGCTCAAGCCGTCCTCCAAGTGCCTTGGGAAAACGGCGAAAGCACTGGAAGCCCAGGAAGCCCTGAAGAAGAAACAG GAGGCGTTAAAACTACAGCATGACTTGCGGAAGAAGAAGCAAGAAATGTTGAAGACGCAGATTGAGTGGCAGAAG GCGCTGATTAACCGTCTGGAGAAGAACCGGGGGATGAAACCAGAGGAACGAGCCAACATCATGAAGACACTGAAGGAACTGACTGAAAAGATTGCCCAGCTCCAGAATGAGATGAATCCGGCCTCTCAGGTCTCTAAAGCCAATCACTCCCAGCCCAAGACCAAGACCGAT GCCCAGAAGGAGCTGCTGGATGCTGAGTTGGACTTCCATAAGAAGATGAACTCTGGAGAAGACACGACAGATCTCAAGAGAAGACTAGGCCAGCTGCAGAAGGAG GCAACGCAATTGGGCATCCTGCGATCCCCGACGTGTCGAGGCCGGGGCAAGGTGCTGCCGGAAGGGGGCGCCACACGTCCGAGGGGCCGCAGCGGTTCCGTCAACCGCATGGTGGTGGACCACCGGCCCAGGGCCCTGTTTATCATGGGGGTCAcccaggaggagaaggaggagctcACGTCACACTTTGTG AAATTCGGTGATCTGGAGGAACTCCGTGACCAGGATGCTACCAGCGTCGTCATGACTTTCAAGACTCGGAGCGAAGCCGAGAAC GCAGCAAACCAGGGAGCCAAGTTCAAAGGGCGCGTTTTGCAGATTTCCTGGTACAAGCCTAAGACGCCCTCTGTCACGACCGAgcctgaggaggaggagcccaAAGACGACGATAATACG AAGGAAGGTCGCTCCTATCTGCctggcgaggaggaggaagaggaagaggacgacGATGAAGACGACAAGTACGAAAGCAGATCTTGGAGACGATGA
- the rbm27 gene encoding RNA-binding protein 27 isoform X1: MIIENVDALKSWLAKLLEPICDADPSALANYVVALVKKDKPEKELKALCADQLDVFLQKETVGFVDKLFECLTSKNYQGNPIAKEAQKEVVNVPPAKSDAAEIEAPEEERENRRRRSPLRNRSDFNESRSRDDRRRDERKRRDFDRHGKSGGDSHRERERHERRRGNSRGRSNSRSRSRSGSRGKSRGRDFKSKFEVERKEADSYNSSATGRPQQPPQLPSPLLPTPLHPFSSTAGGPGPGGVPLATHAHMPDGTTDSWSGYYGKGRQDGVGKPFSNKNPSRKQRCRDYDEKGFCVRGDLCLFDHGNDPLIVDDVSLPNIIPFPPPPVIPPGGLPMPPPITEPPPSLRIPPPPMPPYSQPPPPGVFSLAGPPPLIATSGMETPNHQSAITSSPSVGPPGARLPPPLPLPPPPSSSSVSLRPQYIQSEYNYDAEGYNPESPGLTGAGRNQYRQFIPRVQTQRPNLIGLTSSEGQGSRAANIVIQTEPATPTSTPGSNMSSFNSELHNRKRPMGSMTPEGPTVKRPWMLKPNFNNKGGFPKRNFYVNTKLEVWNIPPELNTITKLNEHFSKFGTIVNIQVVFGGNPEAALIQFTSNEEARRAMYCVEAVLNNRFINMRWHRKPNMLGTHQMDQGASNQALGSASNLGPQGIKQHNPAAYVLNKHRPPAPVGTTSAPDNVNPNAEAVNVAPVLPNTQKGPYASAPLKPSSKCLGKTAKALEAQEALKKKQEALKLQHDLRKKKQEMLKTQIEWQKALINRLEKNRGMKPEERANIMKTLKELTEKIAQLQNEMNPASQVSKANHSQPKTKTDAQKELLDAELDFHKKMNSGEDTTDLKRRLGQLQKEATQLGILRSPTCRGRGKVLPEGGATRPRGRSGSVNRMVVDHRPRALFIMGVTQEEKEELTSHFVKFGDLEELRDQDATSVVMTFKTRSEAENAANQGAKFKGRVLQISWYKPKTPSVTTEPEEEEPKDDDNTQKEGRSYLPGEEEEEEEDDDEDDKYESRSWRR; encoded by the exons ATGATTATAGAGAATGTTGATGCTCTCAAGTCGTGGCTGGCAAAACTTCTGGAGCCAAT ATGTGATGCTGACCCCTCTGCGTTAGCCAATTACGTTGTGGCTCTGGTGAAGAAGGACAAACCAGAGAAGGAGCTCAAAGCGCTGTGTGCCGATCAGCTCGACGTCTTCCTGCAAAAAG AGACTGTCGGCTTCGTGGATAAACTTTTTGAATGTCTGACAAGCAAGAACTACCAGGGGAACCCGATTGCTAAAGAAGCTCAAAAAGAAGTGGTTAACGTACCTCCAGCGAAATCAGATGCAGCCGAA ATCGAAGCTCCAGAAGAGGAGAGAGAAAACCGACGCAGGAGAAGTCCTCTGAGGAACCGCTCTGACTTCAATGAATCTAG GAGTCGCGACGACAGGAGGCGGGACGAGCGCAAGAGGCGGGACTTTGATCGTCACGGCAAGAGCGGCGGCGATTCGCACCGCGAGCGGGAGCGCCACGAGCGGCGCAGGGGGAATTCCCGCGGGAGGAGCAACAGCCGAAGCCGGAGCAGGAGTGGCAGCCGGGGGAAGAGCAGGGGACGAG ACTTCAAGTCAAAATTCGAGGTGGAGAGGAAGGAGGCCGACAGCTACAACTCGTCCGCCACCGGCAGGCCCCAGCAGCCTCCTCAGCTCCCGTCGCCGCTCTTGCCCACCCCGCTTCACCCGTTCTCATCCACCGCCGGCGGCCCGGGACCCGGCGGCGTCCCCTTGGCGACGCACGCGCACATGCCCGACGGCACTACGGACAGCTGGTCCGGCTACTACGGCAAAGGCAGGCAAGACGGCGTCGGCAAGCCGTTTAGCAATAAGAACCCTTCACGCAAGCAGCGGTGCAGGGATTACGACG AGAAAGGGTTTTGCGTCCGCGGCGACCTGTGCCTGTTTGACCACGGCAACGACCCTCTCATCGTGGATGACGTCAGTCTTCCCAACATCATCCCGTTCCCGCCGCCCCCTGTGATACCCCCCGGCGGCCTGCCCATGCCGCCGCCCATCACCGAGCCTCCCCCATCACTCAGGATACCACCGCCACCAATGCCGCCCTACAGCCAGCCGCCGCCCCCTGGCGTCTTCTCGTTAGCTG GACCCCCTCCACTGATCGCAACCAGTGGAATGGAAACCCCCAACCACCAGTCGGCGATCACGTCATCGCCTTCAGTCGGGCCGCCCGGCGCGAGGCTaccgcctcctcttcctctaccGCCTCCTCCCTCGTCGTCATCGGTGTCGCTCCGTCCCCAATATATCCAGTCTGAAT ATAACTACGATGCGGAGGGCTACAACCCGGAATCGCCGGGGCTAACCGGAGCAGGTCGGAACCAGTATCGTCAATTCATTCCCCGAGTCCAGACGCAGCGGCCCAACCTCATCGGCCTCACATCCAGTGAGGGACAAGGCTCCAGAG CCGCCAATATAGTGATCCAAACGGAACCGGCCACTCCCACCAGCACACCAGGAAGCAACATGTCCAGTTTCAACTCAGAGCTGCACAACAGGAAGAGACCCATGGGCTCTATGACACCTGAGGGACCCACGGTGAAAAGGCCCTGGATGCTCAA GCCAAACTTCAACAACAAAGGGGGCTTCCCGAAGAGGAACTTCTACGTGAACACTAAGCTGGAGGTGTGGAATATCCCGCCTGAGCTCAACACCATCACCAAGCTCAACGAGCACTTCAGCAAGTTCGGGACCATCGTGAACATTCAG GTGGTGTTTGGCGGCAACCCAGAGGCGGCGCTGATCCAATTCACATCCAACGAAGAAGCTCGCCGGGCCATGTACTGCGTGGAAGCGGTTCTCAACAACCGCTTCATTAACATGCGCTGGCATCGCAAGCCCAACATGCTGGGGACTCACCAGATGGATCAAGGCGCTAGCAACCAGGCGCTCGGGTCCGCTTCCAACCTCGGGCCGCAG GGGATCAAGCAGCACAATCCGGCCGCGTACGTGCTGAACAAGCATCGGCCGCCGGCGCCGGTCGGAACGACAAGCGCACCTGACAACGTGAACCCCAATGCGGAAGCTGTCAAT GTGGCGCCGGTGCTGCCAAACACCCAGAAGGGCCCCTACGCTTCCGCCCCGCTCAAGCCGTCCTCCAAGTGCCTTGGGAAAACGGCGAAAGCACTGGAAGCCCAGGAAGCCCTGAAGAAGAAACAG GAGGCGTTAAAACTACAGCATGACTTGCGGAAGAAGAAGCAAGAAATGTTGAAGACGCAGATTGAGTGGCAGAAG GCGCTGATTAACCGTCTGGAGAAGAACCGGGGGATGAAACCAGAGGAACGAGCCAACATCATGAAGACACTGAAGGAACTGACTGAAAAGATTGCCCAGCTCCAGAATGAGATGAATCCGGCCTCTCAGGTCTCTAAAGCCAATCACTCCCAGCCCAAGACCAAGACCGAT GCCCAGAAGGAGCTGCTGGATGCTGAGTTGGACTTCCATAAGAAGATGAACTCTGGAGAAGACACGACAGATCTCAAGAGAAGACTAGGCCAGCTGCAGAAGGAG GCAACGCAATTGGGCATCCTGCGATCCCCGACGTGTCGAGGCCGGGGCAAGGTGCTGCCGGAAGGGGGCGCCACACGTCCGAGGGGCCGCAGCGGTTCCGTCAACCGCATGGTGGTGGACCACCGGCCCAGGGCCCTGTTTATCATGGGGGTCAcccaggaggagaaggaggagctcACGTCACACTTTGTG AAATTCGGTGATCTGGAGGAACTCCGTGACCAGGATGCTACCAGCGTCGTCATGACTTTCAAGACTCGGAGCGAAGCCGAGAAC GCAGCAAACCAGGGAGCCAAGTTCAAAGGGCGCGTTTTGCAGATTTCCTGGTACAAGCCTAAGACGCCCTCTGTCACGACCGAgcctgaggaggaggagcccaAAGACGACGATAATACG CAGAAGGAAGGTCGCTCCTATCTGCctggcgaggaggaggaagaggaagaggacgacGATGAAGACGACAAGTACGAAAGCAGATCTTGGAGACGATGA
- the rbm27 gene encoding RNA-binding protein 26 isoform X3 yields MIIENVDALKSWLAKLLEPICDADPSALANYVVALVKKDKPEKELKALCADQLDVFLQKETVGFVDKLFECLTSKNYQGNPIAKEAQKEVVNVPPAKSDAAEIEAPEEERENRRRRSPLRNRSDFNESRSRDDRRRDERKRRDFDRHGKSGGDSHRERERHERRRGNSRGRSNSRSRSRSGSRGKSRGRDFKSKFEVERKEADSYNSSATGRPQQPPQLPSPLLPTPLHPFSSTAGGPGPGGVPLATHAHMPDGTTDSWSGYYGKGRQDGVGKPFSNKNPSRKQRCRDYDEKGFCVRGDLCLFDHGNDPLIVDDVSLPNIIPFPPPPVIPPGGLPMPPPITEPPPSLRIPPPPMPPYSQPPPPGVFSLADNYDAEGYNPESPGLTGAGRNQYRQFIPRVQTQRPNLIGLTSSEGQGSRAANIVIQTEPATPTSTPGSNMSSFNSELHNRKRPMGSMTPEGPTVKRPWMLKPNFNNKGGFPKRNFYVNTKLEVWNIPPELNTITKLNEHFSKFGTIVNIQVVFGGNPEAALIQFTSNEEARRAMYCVEAVLNNRFINMRWHRKPNMLGTHQMDQGASNQALGSASNLGPQGIKQHNPAAYVLNKHRPPAPVGTTSAPDNVNPNAEAVNVAPVLPNTQKGPYASAPLKPSSKCLGKTAKALEAQEALKKKQEALKLQHDLRKKKQEMLKTQIEWQKALINRLEKNRGMKPEERANIMKTLKELTEKIAQLQNEMNPASQVSKANHSQPKTKTDAQKELLDAELDFHKKMNSGEDTTDLKRRLGQLQKEATQLGILRSPTCRGRGKVLPEGGATRPRGRSGSVNRMVVDHRPRALFIMGVTQEEKEELTSHFVKFGDLEELRDQDATSVVMTFKTRSEAENAANQGAKFKGRVLQISWYKPKTPSVTTEPEEEEPKDDDNTQKEGRSYLPGEEEEEEEDDDEDDKYESRSWRR; encoded by the exons ATGATTATAGAGAATGTTGATGCTCTCAAGTCGTGGCTGGCAAAACTTCTGGAGCCAAT ATGTGATGCTGACCCCTCTGCGTTAGCCAATTACGTTGTGGCTCTGGTGAAGAAGGACAAACCAGAGAAGGAGCTCAAAGCGCTGTGTGCCGATCAGCTCGACGTCTTCCTGCAAAAAG AGACTGTCGGCTTCGTGGATAAACTTTTTGAATGTCTGACAAGCAAGAACTACCAGGGGAACCCGATTGCTAAAGAAGCTCAAAAAGAAGTGGTTAACGTACCTCCAGCGAAATCAGATGCAGCCGAA ATCGAAGCTCCAGAAGAGGAGAGAGAAAACCGACGCAGGAGAAGTCCTCTGAGGAACCGCTCTGACTTCAATGAATCTAG GAGTCGCGACGACAGGAGGCGGGACGAGCGCAAGAGGCGGGACTTTGATCGTCACGGCAAGAGCGGCGGCGATTCGCACCGCGAGCGGGAGCGCCACGAGCGGCGCAGGGGGAATTCCCGCGGGAGGAGCAACAGCCGAAGCCGGAGCAGGAGTGGCAGCCGGGGGAAGAGCAGGGGACGAG ACTTCAAGTCAAAATTCGAGGTGGAGAGGAAGGAGGCCGACAGCTACAACTCGTCCGCCACCGGCAGGCCCCAGCAGCCTCCTCAGCTCCCGTCGCCGCTCTTGCCCACCCCGCTTCACCCGTTCTCATCCACCGCCGGCGGCCCGGGACCCGGCGGCGTCCCCTTGGCGACGCACGCGCACATGCCCGACGGCACTACGGACAGCTGGTCCGGCTACTACGGCAAAGGCAGGCAAGACGGCGTCGGCAAGCCGTTTAGCAATAAGAACCCTTCACGCAAGCAGCGGTGCAGGGATTACGACG AGAAAGGGTTTTGCGTCCGCGGCGACCTGTGCCTGTTTGACCACGGCAACGACCCTCTCATCGTGGATGACGTCAGTCTTCCCAACATCATCCCGTTCCCGCCGCCCCCTGTGATACCCCCCGGCGGCCTGCCCATGCCGCCGCCCATCACCGAGCCTCCCCCATCACTCAGGATACCACCGCCACCAATGCCGCCCTACAGCCAGCCGCCGCCCCCTGGCGTCTTCTCGTTAGCTG ATAACTACGATGCGGAGGGCTACAACCCGGAATCGCCGGGGCTAACCGGAGCAGGTCGGAACCAGTATCGTCAATTCATTCCCCGAGTCCAGACGCAGCGGCCCAACCTCATCGGCCTCACATCCAGTGAGGGACAAGGCTCCAGAG CCGCCAATATAGTGATCCAAACGGAACCGGCCACTCCCACCAGCACACCAGGAAGCAACATGTCCAGTTTCAACTCAGAGCTGCACAACAGGAAGAGACCCATGGGCTCTATGACACCTGAGGGACCCACGGTGAAAAGGCCCTGGATGCTCAA GCCAAACTTCAACAACAAAGGGGGCTTCCCGAAGAGGAACTTCTACGTGAACACTAAGCTGGAGGTGTGGAATATCCCGCCTGAGCTCAACACCATCACCAAGCTCAACGAGCACTTCAGCAAGTTCGGGACCATCGTGAACATTCAG GTGGTGTTTGGCGGCAACCCAGAGGCGGCGCTGATCCAATTCACATCCAACGAAGAAGCTCGCCGGGCCATGTACTGCGTGGAAGCGGTTCTCAACAACCGCTTCATTAACATGCGCTGGCATCGCAAGCCCAACATGCTGGGGACTCACCAGATGGATCAAGGCGCTAGCAACCAGGCGCTCGGGTCCGCTTCCAACCTCGGGCCGCAG GGGATCAAGCAGCACAATCCGGCCGCGTACGTGCTGAACAAGCATCGGCCGCCGGCGCCGGTCGGAACGACAAGCGCACCTGACAACGTGAACCCCAATGCGGAAGCTGTCAAT GTGGCGCCGGTGCTGCCAAACACCCAGAAGGGCCCCTACGCTTCCGCCCCGCTCAAGCCGTCCTCCAAGTGCCTTGGGAAAACGGCGAAAGCACTGGAAGCCCAGGAAGCCCTGAAGAAGAAACAG GAGGCGTTAAAACTACAGCATGACTTGCGGAAGAAGAAGCAAGAAATGTTGAAGACGCAGATTGAGTGGCAGAAG GCGCTGATTAACCGTCTGGAGAAGAACCGGGGGATGAAACCAGAGGAACGAGCCAACATCATGAAGACACTGAAGGAACTGACTGAAAAGATTGCCCAGCTCCAGAATGAGATGAATCCGGCCTCTCAGGTCTCTAAAGCCAATCACTCCCAGCCCAAGACCAAGACCGAT GCCCAGAAGGAGCTGCTGGATGCTGAGTTGGACTTCCATAAGAAGATGAACTCTGGAGAAGACACGACAGATCTCAAGAGAAGACTAGGCCAGCTGCAGAAGGAG GCAACGCAATTGGGCATCCTGCGATCCCCGACGTGTCGAGGCCGGGGCAAGGTGCTGCCGGAAGGGGGCGCCACACGTCCGAGGGGCCGCAGCGGTTCCGTCAACCGCATGGTGGTGGACCACCGGCCCAGGGCCCTGTTTATCATGGGGGTCAcccaggaggagaaggaggagctcACGTCACACTTTGTG AAATTCGGTGATCTGGAGGAACTCCGTGACCAGGATGCTACCAGCGTCGTCATGACTTTCAAGACTCGGAGCGAAGCCGAGAAC GCAGCAAACCAGGGAGCCAAGTTCAAAGGGCGCGTTTTGCAGATTTCCTGGTACAAGCCTAAGACGCCCTCTGTCACGACCGAgcctgaggaggaggagcccaAAGACGACGATAATACG CAGAAGGAAGGTCGCTCCTATCTGCctggcgaggaggaggaagaggaagaggacgacGATGAAGACGACAAGTACGAAAGCAGATCTTGGAGACGATGA
- the pou4f3 gene encoding POU domain, class 4, transcription factor 3 — protein sequence MMMMTMDGKQHFGLHEGMRRVCGQGPQLQANILGGGVEESLLARAEALQAAADSILVSQARRDASFHTMSGVPSCAASSSSSSTVSSIIASHHHHNFQNHQLGPSLEAGDLLEHLSSSLGMTGMGAPEPGVTHHHQHPHHHHHHHHLQTMGQLHQAMAAMGHPHPAVPAHGDVESDPRELEAFAERFKQRRIKLGVTQADVGSALADLKIPGVGSLSQSTICRFESLTLSHNNMIALKPVLHAWLEEAEAAHRDRSAAAPELMGGGGGGGGAEDARRRRRTSIAAPEKRSLEAYFAIQPRPSSEKIAAIAEKLDLKKNVVRVWFCNQRQKQKRMKYSAVH from the exons atgatgatgatgaccatgGACGGCAAGCAGCACTTCGGCCTTCACGAGGGCATGCGCAGAGTGTGCGGGCAGGGGCCTCAG CTCCAGGCCAATATATTGGGAGGCGGCGTGGAGGAGAGCCTGCTGGCTCGAGCGGAGGCTCTGCAGGCGGCGGCTGACAGCATCCTCGTCTCCCAGGCAAGGAGAGACGCCAGCTTCCATACCATGAGCGGCGTGCCCTCTTGCgccgcctcttcctcctcttcctccaccgtCTCGTCCATCATCGCCTCACACCATCATCACAACTTTCAGAACCACCAGCTGGGACCCAGCCTGGAGGCCGGGGACCTTCTGGAGCACCTCTCCAGCAGCCTGGGGATGACCGGGATGGGCGCTCCCGAGCCGGGCGTGACGCACCATCACCAGCACCctcaccaccatcatcaccaccaccacctccagaCCATGGGGCAGCTGCACCAGGCCATGGCCGCCATGGGCCACCCGCACCCGGCCGTGCCGGCGCACGGCGACGTGGAGTCGGACCCGCGTGAGCTGGAAGCCTTCGCTGAGCGTTTCAAGCAGAGGCGGATCAAACTGGGCGTAACCCAGGCGGACGTGGGCTCGGCCCTGGCCGACCTCAAGATCCCCGGCGTGGGCTCCTTGAGCCAGAGCACCATCTGCAGGTTCGAGTCGCTCACGTTGTCGCACAACAACATGATTGCGCTCAAGCCCGTCCTGCACGCCTGGCtggaggaggcggaggcggcTCACCGGGACAGGAGCGCCGCCGCGCCGGAGCTcatggggggagggggcggcggcggcggggcggAGGACGCCAGGCGGCGGAGGCGCACTTCCATCGCCGCCCCGGAGAAGCGCTCCCTGGAGGCCTACTTCGCCATTCAGCCCAGGCCGTCGTCGGAGAAGATCGCCGCCATTGCCGAGAAACTGGACCTGAAAAAGAACGTGGTGCGCGTGTGGTTCTGCAACCAAAGGCAGAAGCAGAAGCGCATGAAGTACTCGGCCGTACATTGA